From a region of the Candidatus Brocadia sp. genome:
- a CDS encoding 3-methyl-2-oxobutanoate dehydrogenase subunit VorB, which produces MKQLMTGNEAAAEAAIVAGCRYYYGYPITPQNELINYMSARMPQVGGAFIQAESEIAAINMVYGSAAAGGRAMTSSSSPGISLKQEGISYLAGSELPCVIVNIQRGGPGLGDISASQADYFQAVKGGGHGDYHVIVLAPSSVQEMADLVYDAFDLADKYRNPVMILGDAQIGQLMEPVEFHKKPRENLPPKTWALAGAEGRKRNIVKSFYPVKGQLEEFNAHLQRKYKTIDENEVRYEMINTHKADVVLVAYGTSARVCTEVVKKSRQLEFKVGLIRPITLWPFPKEVIRRVAEKVQCILTVEMSSGQMVEDVRLAVEGRCPVHFYGRTGGGVPTSSQVIKKIVEIVPDNLANTLLQLAEVR; this is translated from the coding sequence ATGAAACAATTAATGACGGGAAATGAGGCGGCTGCGGAAGCAGCTATTGTGGCAGGTTGTAGGTACTATTATGGGTATCCTATTACTCCTCAGAATGAACTGATCAATTATATGTCAGCGAGGATGCCCCAGGTTGGCGGTGCCTTTATTCAGGCTGAGAGCGAGATCGCAGCCATCAATATGGTCTATGGAAGTGCGGCAGCAGGTGGTCGTGCCATGACATCATCCTCCAGTCCCGGCATTAGTCTGAAACAGGAGGGAATTTCCTATCTCGCCGGGAGTGAATTGCCGTGTGTCATTGTCAATATACAGCGCGGAGGGCCTGGGTTAGGGGATATCTCAGCGTCTCAGGCAGACTATTTTCAGGCAGTCAAAGGTGGCGGACATGGTGATTACCATGTCATAGTGCTGGCGCCCAGTTCTGTTCAGGAGATGGCAGATCTGGTGTACGATGCCTTTGATCTTGCCGATAAGTACCGAAATCCGGTTATGATCCTGGGCGACGCACAAATCGGTCAGTTGATGGAACCCGTGGAATTTCATAAGAAACCCAGGGAAAACCTCCCCCCAAAAACCTGGGCATTGGCAGGGGCTGAAGGGAGAAAGAGAAATATTGTAAAGTCTTTCTATCCCGTAAAAGGGCAACTGGAGGAGTTTAATGCCCACCTGCAGAGGAAATACAAGACGATAGATGAGAACGAAGTCCGTTATGAAATGATTAATACGCATAAAGCAGACGTGGTATTAGTCGCTTACGGAACATCTGCGCGGGTATGCACGGAAGTTGTTAAGAAGAGCAGACAGCTCGAATTCAAGGTTGGCTTAATACGTCCCATTACCCTGTGGCCTTTTCCGAAAGAGGTCATTCGCAGGGTCGCGGAAAAAGTGCAGTGTATTTTGACGGTTGAGATGAGCTCTGGGCAGATGGTTGAAGATGTAAGACTTGCCGTTGAAGGCAGATGCCCGGTTCATTTTTACGGGAGGACTGGTGGTGGAGTTCCAACATCTTCGCAGGTAATCAAAAAGATTGTGGAAATCGTACCAGACAATCTGGCCAATACCTTATTACAATTAGCTGAGGTAAGATGA
- a CDS encoding C4-type zinc ribbon domain-containing protein, whose product MSERIEVLRRLQSIDTKLRRSEDDKLYRGHDVQKKLALIQQKKTELLKLNDEIKNYQKDVGIKELDLKSAEAEIAKLRLQMNQVKTNKEYSAIKTEIGGKEANKSVLEEEIIGMMTKCEEMNQRYRVFEKTIEQENSQFKELQKQVEADMKTIDAEMHELTTMRNKYATLLDSDALQHYNRLVSHKDAVAIVPVVNRVCQGCFMSVTAQTLNQLLSGKDLTFCNSCGRILYLNNGNEVLTEEEEK is encoded by the coding sequence ATGAGCGAAAGGATTGAGGTACTGCGGAGATTGCAGTCAATCGATACCAAACTGCGGCGGTCGGAAGACGACAAACTCTATCGCGGGCACGATGTTCAAAAGAAACTTGCCCTCATCCAGCAGAAGAAGACAGAATTGTTAAAGCTGAACGACGAGATAAAGAATTATCAAAAGGATGTAGGAATTAAGGAACTTGACCTGAAAAGCGCAGAAGCAGAGATTGCTAAATTGCGACTTCAGATGAATCAAGTCAAAACGAATAAGGAATACAGCGCCATCAAAACGGAAATCGGCGGAAAGGAAGCAAACAAGTCTGTTCTGGAAGAAGAAATCATTGGCATGATGACAAAATGTGAAGAAATGAATCAGAGATACCGGGTATTTGAAAAAACGATCGAGCAGGAAAATTCTCAGTTCAAGGAGCTCCAGAAACAGGTGGAGGCGGATATGAAGACCATTGATGCAGAGATGCATGAACTGACAACCATGCGCAATAAATACGCAACCTTGCTTGACTCAGACGCACTGCAACACTATAATCGCTTAGTAAGCCACAAGGATGCCGTGGCTATCGTCCCGGTAGTTAACCGGGTATGTCAGGGATGTTTTATGTCCGTAACAGCCCAGACGTTGAATCAGCTTTTATCAGGCAAGGACCTTACCTTTTGCAATAGTTGCGGGCGTATTTTATATCTGAATAACGGGAATGAAGTCTTAACCGAGGAAGAAGAAAAGTAG
- a CDS encoding NAD(+)/NADH kinase — protein MKKILVLGDLSRKKIYDTIFGLKPWLDKHVVAEILDVSKGKKIEKIGAEIAIVFGGDGAILSTCRGLGKNQIPIIGVHMGRFGFLAELMEKNVCASLEKIFVGNYRVRKRMLLLSRVERAGNMISESMGINDAVISRSSLSRLISIKLNIDGEDVATYRADGLIISTPLGSTAHSLSAGGPLLTPDLHAFIIVPICPHTLTNRPLVVSADVKIEMEILSQLTGTGFTVDGQVFTDLEMGDKVKVERSDVEVQMIDTGERTFYGVLREKLNWGGQPNYGRN, from the coding sequence ATGAAAAAGATTCTGGTTCTTGGCGACTTGAGTAGGAAAAAGATTTATGATACGATCTTTGGCTTAAAACCATGGTTGGACAAACATGTCGTTGCTGAAATTCTTGATGTGTCAAAAGGGAAGAAAATTGAGAAGATTGGAGCGGAAATTGCGATAGTGTTTGGAGGCGATGGAGCAATTCTTTCGACATGCCGGGGGCTTGGAAAAAATCAAATACCAATCATAGGTGTACACATGGGAAGATTTGGCTTCTTGGCAGAACTTATGGAAAAGAATGTGTGCGCCTCCTTAGAAAAAATATTTGTCGGAAATTATCGGGTGCGTAAAAGGATGCTCCTGTTATCCCGTGTCGAACGCGCAGGAAATATGATAAGCGAATCCATGGGTATTAATGATGCGGTGATCTCCCGCTCTTCTCTCTCTCGGTTGATCTCCATAAAATTAAATATTGATGGGGAAGACGTTGCAACATATCGGGCGGATGGCCTGATCATATCTACACCCCTGGGCTCAACGGCGCATTCGCTGTCTGCCGGAGGACCGCTTTTAACGCCTGATTTGCATGCCTTTATTATCGTGCCCATATGTCCTCATACGTTGACAAACCGGCCGCTGGTAGTTTCTGCGGATGTAAAAATCGAAATGGAAATCTTATCTCAGTTAACCGGCACCGGTTTTACGGTTGATGGTCAGGTCTTTACGGATCTGGAAATGGGCGATAAGGTAAAGGTTGAAAGATCAGATGTTGAGGTTCAGATGATAGACACGGGCGAAAGGACATTTTATGGCGTGTTGCGGGAGAAGTTGAATTGGGGAGGACAACCGAATTATGGCCGTAATTAA
- a CDS encoding thiamine pyrophosphate-dependent enzyme has protein sequence MKALYEKPKTFIDTPTHFCPGCGHGIVLRLIAEIIDAWGIRGKTIGLAPVGCSVLAYNYLDIDMCEAAHGRPPAVATGIKRVHPDHVVFAYQGDGDLAAIGTAEIIHAANRGENITFIFVNNAVYGMTNGQMAPTTLPGQKTATTQSGRNPLSEGHPIRVCELLAVLGGSSYLERVSLSSPENVRKAKKALEKGFKTQMEKRGFSLIEILSPCPIYWRMDANEAMRHIDEEMSKAFPLGVIKDWDHE, from the coding sequence ATGAAAGCATTATATGAAAAGCCAAAAACATTTATCGATACCCCAACGCATTTTTGTCCTGGGTGCGGACACGGAATTGTGCTGAGGCTTATCGCGGAAATCATTGATGCATGGGGAATCCGGGGAAAAACTATTGGGCTGGCTCCGGTAGGGTGTTCCGTGCTTGCCTATAATTATCTTGATATTGATATGTGTGAAGCTGCACATGGCCGCCCTCCGGCGGTGGCCACCGGAATTAAACGGGTGCATCCCGACCACGTCGTTTTTGCCTATCAGGGCGACGGTGATCTTGCGGCAATCGGGACGGCAGAGATTATTCATGCAGCTAACAGAGGCGAGAATATTACCTTCATCTTTGTCAATAATGCTGTATACGGTATGACGAACGGTCAGATGGCGCCAACAACCCTTCCGGGGCAGAAAACGGCAACTACGCAATCAGGCAGAAACCCGCTCAGCGAGGGACATCCTATTCGTGTTTGTGAACTTCTGGCCGTTTTAGGAGGAAGCAGCTATCTTGAACGAGTGAGCCTTTCCTCCCCGGAAAATGTTCGGAAGGCGAAGAAAGCCCTTGAAAAAGGATTTAAGACACAGATGGAGAAAAGAGGATTTTCCCTGATAGAAATTCTGTCGCCCTGTCCCATTTATTGGCGGATGGATGCCAACGAAGCGATGCGGCATATTGACGAGGAAATGTCCAAGGCATTCCCGCTTGGTGTAATTAAAGATTGGGACCATGAGTAA
- a CDS encoding 4Fe-4S dicluster domain-containing protein: MAVIKIKENYCKGCLLCVPVCHNKAFVISDTINEQGLHPVKFREDAECDGCKKCAIMCPDVAIEIYH, encoded by the coding sequence ATGGCCGTAATTAAGATAAAAGAGAATTATTGTAAGGGATGCCTTCTCTGTGTGCCGGTATGCCATAACAAGGCGTTTGTTATATCTGATACCATCAATGAACAGGGTTTGCATCCGGTGAAATTCAGGGAAGATGCGGAATGTGATGGTTGTAAAAAATGTGCAATCATGTGTCCTGATGTAGCGATAGAGATTTATCACTAA
- a CDS encoding 2-oxoacid:acceptor oxidoreductase family protein, whose translation MSNYFSTQMTERIVLAGFGGQGMMLLGKLLAQAAMTDGKKVTYFPSYGTEVRGGTAVYHLVISNDEIFSPIIEEADTLIIMNQPSYQKFKGMLKSKGLLLLNASMIKADSHHDATVFNIPATEIASKLGNVLVSNIVMLGAYLEIKKLFSPSLILEQLQEMLKGKKGDLFTINKQALERGLHLIESIRQSSVR comes from the coding sequence ATGAGTAATTATTTTTCTACCCAAATGACGGAAAGGATTGTTTTGGCCGGTTTTGGCGGACAGGGAATGATGCTGCTGGGAAAATTACTTGCCCAGGCCGCTATGACGGATGGAAAGAAGGTAACCTATTTTCCTTCCTATGGTACTGAAGTGCGAGGCGGGACGGCGGTATATCACCTGGTTATTTCAAATGATGAAATTTTTTCTCCGATTATTGAAGAGGCGGATACCCTGATTATCATGAATCAGCCTTCGTATCAAAAATTCAAGGGGATGCTAAAGTCTAAAGGGTTGCTTCTTTTAAACGCATCCATGATCAAGGCAGACAGCCATCATGACGCTACCGTCTTTAATATACCAGCAACAGAGATCGCAAGTAAGCTGGGAAATGTCCTGGTCTCAAACATCGTCATGCTGGGTGCCTATCTGGAGATTAAAAAGTTATTTTCTCCCAGCCTTATTTTGGAACAGTTGCAAGAGATGTTGAAAGGGAAGAAGGGAGATTTATTTACCATCAATAAACAAGCCCTTGAGAGGGGTTTGCACCTGATAGAATCCATACGTCAGTCATCCGTACGGTAA